From Brevundimonas vesicularis:
GCTCCAACAAGGCGGCCTGACCCTGAAGTCGCCCCTTCCTGCCGGAAGGGGCTGACGCGCGGCTTATCCATCGCTAGGTCATGGCCATGACCTGGACGACGAACGACATCCCCGACCTTTCCGGCCGATTGGCCATCGTCACCGGCGCGACCGGCGGACTGGGCCTGGAAACCGCCCTGGTGCTGGCCGGCAAGGGCGCCGAGGTCGTGCTGGCGGCCCGCAACCCCGACAAGGGGGCCGAGGCCGAACGGCTGATCCGGTCTCGTCATCCGAATGCGGCCGTGCGGTTCGATCTGCTGGACCTCGCCAGCCTGGCCTCCGTTCGGGCCTTCGCCGAGCGCCATCTGGCGATGGGACGCCCCATCGACATCCTGATCGACAATGCGGGGGTCATGGCCCTGCCGACGCGCCAGACGACCGTCGATGGGTTCGAGATGCAGTTCGGGACCAACTACCTGTCCCATTTCGCCCTGGTCGGCCGCCTGCTGCCCTTGCTGATTGGGGCAAAGGCCCGCGTGGTGCAGTTGTCCAGCGTCGCCCACCGCAGCGGCCATATCCGCCTGGACGACCTGAACTATCAGACCGGCTACAGCCCGTGGACCGTCTATCAGCAGTCCAAACTGGCCATGCTGATGTTCGCCTTGGAGCTTCAGCGCCGCAGCGACGCGCACAGCTGGGGCCTGACCAGCGTCGCGGCCCATCCCGGCTTCGCCCGCACCGACCTGATCGCCAACGGCCATGCCGGCAAGCCCGGACTGTTCGCGCGCGGCGCCCGGTTGCTGGAGGCCGTGCTCAGCCATTCGGCCGCGGACGGCGCCCTGCCGATCCTGATGGCCGCGACCCTGCCGGACCCGACGCCCGGCGGCTATTACGGCCCCACCGGCTTTCAGGAGATGAAGGGCCCGCCCGGCGTTGCGGTGATCAAGCGCCAGGCCAAGAACGGTGATGTGGCCAGGCGTCTGTGGTCGGAATCAGAGCGTCTGACGGGCGTGGCCTACAGCTGACGGCGCGAAGCGTGTCCGTCGCGCCACGGCGCGCATCGATCACGCCTTCATGACGAAAGCTTCACCTGCCGGACATGCCGTCGCCACGGACGCAGGGCGTTAGGAGACTTGTGGCAAGGTCGTCACGGTCGCCTTTTCCTTTCCCGACGAGGGATCGTGCGATCGTGGCGATCGTTGTCATGACGATCCTCCTCCCCATCTGGCGTATTCGTGACCTCACTCCCCGTTCCCTTCGTCCGTTCAGACAAACCGCGCGCCTCGACGCTACGGGTCGTCAAACGCTGGGCGCTGATGATCGGGGGTCTGTTCGTCGTGCTGCTGGGCATTCTGATCGCCCCCCTGCCGGGGCCCGGCGGCATTCCCGTCATCGCCGTCGGCCTGATGCTGATCCTGAAAAGCTCGTTCTGGGCCAAGCGCCAGTTCATTCGCGCTCAATATGCGCGGCCGAAATGGGTCTATCCCTTCCGTCGCCTGATGCGGAAGAAGCCTGAGTTCGCCCCGGTCTTCTGGCAACAGGCGCTCCGCGCCGAGAGGATCGTGACCAAACGCTCCAGCCGTCGCCTCTCGAGCGGCCGCAAGAGCGTGCGGCGCTATTTCCGCAAGCTTTTCCGCCAATCACCGCCTGATTTCGCGGTTGCGTTGCTGCAACCGCTAACCACAGGATCGTGAACACCGCTCTCCCAAGTCGGGCGTATTCTGCGTGCGCGTTATCAGAGAACCACTCATGCGTTGGGAGGCGCTAAGGTCATGATGTCACGCGTACAAAAAGGTCTGATCGCCGGGGTTGCGGCGACCGTGGCCGTCTCACTGCTCGAAATCCCCAATATGTTCCTGAACTGGTTCGATCCCTTCCAGGGGGTCATCGCCAGCATGCTTGGAATGCCCGGCAATCTGGCCGTCGGCTGGGTCGTCCATGTCATCAGCGGCGTCTTCATCCTGGGGCCGCTGTTCGCCGTCCTGTGTCCCCGCCTGCCGACGGACACGCCCGAGACCAAGGGCATAGTCTTCGCCGTCGGCGCCTGGATCCTGATGATGGCCGCCATCGTGATGTTCGGCAACTACCGCACCTTCACGGCCGGCGCAGGCTTCGGCACCTTCGCCTGGCTGCTGATCACCCACGCGGTCTTCGGCATCGTGCTGGGCAACGTCTATGCCCGACTGGTGGCGCGCGACAAGCGGATGGGCGCAACCATCATCGGCGGCGCCCACGCCCACTGATCACGGCTTGATCGACCAAGAAAAAGGCCCCCGACGGCGACGTCGGGGGCCTTGTTTCGTTCAGGACCAACCCTGATCAGTTCAGGCGATCGCCGATCTGGGCGATGGCGCTGTCCAGCAGCGGATCCTTGGCGCCGCTGGCGAGCCGCGCGGCCAGAACCTGTTCCGCCGACTTGGCGGCCAGATCGGCGGCGGCGGCCTTCACCTCGGCCGAGGCCTGGGCTTCGGCTTGGGCGATGCGGGTTTCGGCCATCTTCTGACGACGGGCCAGGGTCTCTTCCAGCTTGGCCTTGGTCTCGGCTTCCAGACGACGGGCGTCGGCTTCGGCCTGAGCCATCATCTCGGCGGCTTGGGCTTCAGCCTCGGCCTTCTCCTTGCGGATCTGGGCCAGCAGGGCTTCGGCCTCGGCGCGCAGGCGCGCGGCCTCGTCCAAGTCGGCCTGGATCTTGACGGCCTTGGCGTCCAGCGCCTTGCCGGCCATCTTGGGCACGCCAGCGGCGATCAGGATGCCGAAGAAGATGATCAGGCCTATGCCGACCCAGATCTCCGCATTGGCGAAGCTCCAGATGCCGTGTTCGAAGATCAGGTTCATCAGGCGGCTCCCTTGACGGCGGCCAGCTCGGCGGCGGTCGCGGCCTTGCCGGTCAGACGCTCGACCATGGCGGCGGTCGTGTCGGAGGCGATGGTGGAGACATTGGCCATGGCGGCGTCGCGGGTCTTGCCGATCGAGGCTTCAGCCTCGGCGATGCGGGCGTTGACCACGGCTTCTTCGGCGGCCTGACGGGCGTTTGCCTCTTCGGTCACGCGCGCCTTGGCGGCGGCGGCCGTGGCGCGGGCGTCAGCGCGAGCCTTGGCGACTTCGGCCTGAGCCTGGGCGGCCTGTTCAGCGGCTTCAGCCTGAACCTGGCGCGCGGTCGCAACGGCGGTGGAAATGGTGTCGGCCCGTTCGTCCATCACCTTGCGAAGGCGTGGCGCGAAGACCTTGGAGACCAGAACATACAGGATGACGAACAGGATCAGCAGATAGCCGATCTGGCCCGCCCAGTGTTCGAACTGGAATTGCGGCAGGCCGCCCGAGCCGTGCTCGGCGGTGGTCGCCGTCTCGGCGTGCAGGTCCGCTTCGACCGAAGGCGGGACCGCGTCGATGGTGTGGGTGCTGGCCATGAACCGTCTACTGCAGGATCAGATGAAGCGGCGCGCGGGCGAACCCCGCGCGCCGTGATCGACTGATATCAGCCGAAGATCATCAGGATGCCGAGCACGAAGGCCAGGATGCCCAGGGCTTCGGCCAGAGCGGCGCCGACGAACAGGTTGCCGACTTGGCCGGCGGCGGCCGACGGGTTGCGCAGGGCGCCGGCAAGGAAGTTGCCGAAGATGTTGCCCACGCCCAGGGCCGAACCGATCATGCCCAGGGTGGCGAGACCAGCGCCGATGTACTTCGCGGCTTCAGCGTCCATGATTGTATTCCTAGATTAAAGTCGTTGGTGGTTGGGGTGAAGAGACTGGTCCGGCCCTTTAGTGGGCGTGGTCCAGGTTGACCACATCGTTCAGATAGATGCAGGCCAGAACGGCGAAGACGAAGGCCTGGAGGAAGGCCACCAGGAACTCCAGAGCGGTCAGGGCGACGACCATGCCCAGCGACAGGGCCGCGACCGGGAAGGCCAGCAGACCGATGCCGCCGCCCAGGCCCAAGAGGCCCAGCGACACGACGAAGCCGGCGAAGATCTTCAGCGCGACGTGACCGCCCAGCATATTGCCGAACAGACGCAGCGCCAGGGTAACCGGGCGAAGCAGGAAGGACACGAACTCGATCAGGCCGACCACCGGGCGCAGCGCCAGCGGCGCACCCATCGGCCAGAACAGCTTGAAGAAGCCCAGACCGTTCTTTGCGAAGCCGACGACCAGCACCAGACCGAAGGTGATCAGGGCGAAGGTGGCGGTGATGGCCAGCTGCGAGGTCGCCGTGAAGGTCAGGAACAGACCCAGAATGTTCATGCCCAGGATCAGGATGAACAGGGTGAAGATGAACGGGAAATACTTGCGGCCTTCGTGACCGATGATGGAATCGGCCAGATTGTCGATCAGGCCGAACAGACCCTCGCCGGCGGCTTGCAGCCGACCGGGCACGACCTGGGCGTTCGCGGTCACGGCGGCCAGGAAGCCGACGATCAGCACGAAGGCGACCGTCATGGCGATGTGCGAGTTGGTGATCGCCAGATCGACCGTCCCCAGCACAGGCAGGGTGACGTCGCCAAGGTCGACGACCTTCTGAATCGCAAACTGATGAATCGGATCGGCCATGAAGCCCTATCGTTCCCCGTCTTCGTCGGCCTCGACGTAGGGCTCGGCCGGAGCCGTCGTCCCTTGCGCCTTGGCCTGCGCCATCAGCCGGTTGGCTGTGCGACGCGCCATGTAAATCGACAAGGCGAAGCCCAGAAGGACCCCGCCGATCAAACCCCACGGACGGGTCCCGAGGGCCCGGTCTGCGATCGCTCCGAACGCCAGCCCCACGAAGACGCCGCCGAGAAGCTCGGCGATAATCTTGTAGGCCTGACCCGACACCTGATGGCCGGTCAGTTCGGCGGATTTCTCCGCCATGGTCCGCGCCTCCAATGCGGATGCGCTGTTTTGGAGGCGTTTGATCGCCTCTTCGCGCGATTCCGACATGGGGGATAGGACCTGTGCGTTCGGCGTCCAGACAGTGCGTCCGGACGGGTCTGAATTCGGCGCGGAAACTAATCGTGAGCGGCCTACAGGTCAAGGCGTCGTGATTATAGCCTAAGACATTGTAGAATATCGACTTTCCATTCGCGCCCGCCCGCCGTGACGATGCGCCGCTGCTGCGGGCGACAGAATCCGCCGCATCCGCCCTTCGGCTCCGATGGCGGTCAGCGCCGCAAACGACTAGGTTCGCCGCCATGAATGCGCATGTTCCTGTCCCCAACGCTCCGCTTCGCCCGCTTTCGGTGAGGTTGGCCACCCCGCGGGGCTTTTGCGCCGGGGTCGACCGGGCGATCCAGATCGTCGAGCGCGCGATCGAAAAGTTCGGCGCCCCCGTCTATGTGCGCCACGAGATCGTCCACAACAAACATGTGGTCGAGCGGCTGAAGGCCATGGGCGCCGTCTTCGTCAAGGAACTGGATGAATGTCCCGACGACCGGCCGGTCGTCTTCTCGGCCCACGGGGTGCCCAAGTCCGTGCCGGCGACGGCGCGGGCGCGCGAACTGGTCTTCCTGGACGCGACCTGCCCCCTGGTGTCCAAGGTCCACGTCGAAGCCGAGCGTCATCATGCGGCTGGCCGGCACATCATCCTGATCGGCCACGCAGGCCACCCCGAGGTCGTCGGCACCCTGGGCCAGCTGCCGCCCGGCGCCATCACCCTGGTCGAGACCGAGGCCGACGCCGAATCGTTCGAACGCCCCGGCGACGCGCCCCTCGCCTACGCCACCCAGACCACCCTGTCGGTGGACGACACGGCGGGCATCCTGAAGGTGCTGAAGCGCCGCTTCCCCGAACTGCCCGATCCGCACAAGGAAGACATCTGTTACGCCACGACCAATCGCCAGGACGCCGTCAAGGCGCTGGGCGAAGGCTGCGACCTCGTGCTGGTCGTCGGATCCAAGAACTCGTCCAATTCGGTGCGCCTCGTCGAGGTCGCGATGCGCGCCGGCGCCCCAGCCGCCTATCTGGTGGACGATGCGTCCCAGGTGGACTGGTCCTGGTTTAACGGCGTGAACACCGTCGGCGTCACCGCCGGCGCCTCGGCGCCCGAGCCGCTGATCGAGGCCCTTGTCGACGCCATCCGGGCGCGCTTCGACGCCACGGTGACCGAAGACGACGGCGCGCGCGAGACGGTCACCTTCAAACTGCCGCGCCTGCTGACCGCCTAGGCGACGGCCTTCAACGGCAGGACGACGCGGAAGGTGCTGCCGGCGCCGGGCGCGGTGACGATCTCGATCTTGCCGCCCATCAGGGCCGCGAGACCGTGCGCCGCCGTCAATCCCAGTCCCAGCCCTTCGGCGGTGCGCGTCGCGCTTTCATCGCCCTGGGTAAAGGCCTCGAACAAGCGCGCCGCTGCCGCCGGCTCCATGCCCGGCCCCGTATCCTCGACCTCCAACGCCAGGCCCGCGCCCGCGCCCGCGACGGCGCGCAGCATCACGCCGCCGGTTCGCGTGAACCGCACCGCATTGTCCGTCAGCGCCGCCATCAGCTTT
This genomic window contains:
- a CDS encoding PGPGW domain-containing protein codes for the protein MTSLPVPFVRSDKPRASTLRVVKRWALMIGGLFVVLLGILIAPLPGPGGIPVIAVGLMLILKSSFWAKRQFIRAQYARPKWVYPFRRLMRKKPEFAPVFWQQALRAERIVTKRSSRRLSSGRKSVRRYFRKLFRQSPPDFAVALLQPLTTGS
- a CDS encoding DUF6789 family protein; translation: MSRVQKGLIAGVAATVAVSLLEIPNMFLNWFDPFQGVIASMLGMPGNLAVGWVVHVISGVFILGPLFAVLCPRLPTDTPETKGIVFAVGAWILMMAAIVMFGNYRTFTAGAGFGTFAWLLITHAVFGIVLGNVYARLVARDKRMGATIIGGAHAH
- the ispH gene encoding 4-hydroxy-3-methylbut-2-enyl diphosphate reductase → MNAHVPVPNAPLRPLSVRLATPRGFCAGVDRAIQIVERAIEKFGAPVYVRHEIVHNKHVVERLKAMGAVFVKELDECPDDRPVVFSAHGVPKSVPATARARELVFLDATCPLVSKVHVEAERHHAAGRHIILIGHAGHPEVVGTLGQLPPGAITLVETEADAESFERPGDAPLAYATQTTLSVDDTAGILKVLKRRFPELPDPHKEDICYATTNRQDAVKALGEGCDLVLVVGSKNSSNSVRLVEVAMRAGAPAAYLVDDASQVDWSWFNGVNTVGVTAGASAPEPLIEALVDAIRARFDATVTEDDGARETVTFKLPRLLTA
- a CDS encoding SDR family oxidoreductase, encoding MTWTTNDIPDLSGRLAIVTGATGGLGLETALVLAGKGAEVVLAARNPDKGAEAERLIRSRHPNAAVRFDLLDLASLASVRAFAERHLAMGRPIDILIDNAGVMALPTRQTTVDGFEMQFGTNYLSHFALVGRLLPLLIGAKARVVQLSSVAHRSGHIRLDDLNYQTGYSPWTVYQQSKLAMLMFALELQRRSDAHSWGLTSVAAHPGFARTDLIANGHAGKPGLFARGARLLEAVLSHSAADGALPILMAATLPDPTPGGYYGPTGFQEMKGPPGVAVIKRQAKNGDVARRLWSESERLTGVAYS
- a CDS encoding F0F1 ATP synthase subunit B — translated: MNLIFEHGIWSFANAEIWVGIGLIIFFGILIAAGVPKMAGKALDAKAVKIQADLDEAARLRAEAEALLAQIRKEKAEAEAQAAEMMAQAEADARRLEAETKAKLEETLARRQKMAETRIAQAEAQASAEVKAAAADLAAKSAEQVLAARLASGAKDPLLDSAIAQIGDRLN
- a CDS encoding F0F1 ATP synthase subunit A, with the protein product MADPIHQFAIQKVVDLGDVTLPVLGTVDLAITNSHIAMTVAFVLIVGFLAAVTANAQVVPGRLQAAGEGLFGLIDNLADSIIGHEGRKYFPFIFTLFILILGMNILGLFLTFTATSQLAITATFALITFGLVLVVGFAKNGLGFFKLFWPMGAPLALRPVVGLIEFVSFLLRPVTLALRLFGNMLGGHVALKIFAGFVVSLGLLGLGGGIGLLAFPVAALSLGMVVALTALEFLVAFLQAFVFAVLACIYLNDVVNLDHAH
- a CDS encoding F0F1 ATP synthase subunit C, with the translated sequence MDAEAAKYIGAGLATLGMIGSALGVGNIFGNFLAGALRNPSAAAGQVGNLFVGAALAEALGILAFVLGILMIFG
- a CDS encoding AtpZ/AtpI family protein, which gives rise to MAEKSAELTGHQVSGQAYKIIAELLGGVFVGLAFGAIADRALGTRPWGLIGGVLLGFALSIYMARRTANRLMAQAKAQGTTAPAEPYVEADEDGER